The genomic region TGCAAGTATGCGTAACATTCTGACCCGAATTTGTGCATTTTGGCTAGATCACACTTCTTCCCTGTCAGTGCTGTGTACGGTGTTGTACCAATGTGCTTGTTAAAGCATCTGTTCCTAGTGTAGGCTGCTTCCTGAACCGCATAATGCCATAGACTCTTTGGCAAGTTGCTGTCAATGAGTTTACACCTAGCCATCTCGAAGAGAGTGCGCCCTTCCCTCTCAGCTATCCCGTTCTGGTGCAGTGAGTAAGGACAGGACGTCTCGTGTCTGATTTTGTTCTTTCTCAGTAGTGTCAGAAATTCTCTGTTAGTAAACTCGGTCCTGTTATCCGACCTGATACACTTCACAGTGCCATAAGGCGCTACATCAGCCAGAAACTTTTCAGTAGCTTGTACTGCATCGCTTTTTGCTTTGAGAAAGTAAGTGAAGACTACTCCTGTGCACACATCTGTAAAAGACTGCATGTACTTGTAACCATCAATTGACTCATTTGTCACTGGACCCGCTAGATCGGTATTTACCATCTCAAGTGGCTTTTTCACCTTGTCAGTTGCATTTCTGTTTCTCGTCTGAGTAAACTTTCCTTCTATGCACACATAACACTCTTTCTCAGGCTTCCGCTTTGCACCTTTAATGTGCATGCCTGTTGTTACATCCTGTAGTTTTAGTATGTCATCGTAATTGCAATGACCCATAATCTCGTGCCAGGTTTGGATATCATGGCTAACATTGCACACATCATTGTCATTACGTTCCACTTGTAAGTAGTACATTCTGTTACACACTTCAATGTTAAACCTTAACCCATTTTGTACAATAACATTGTTACCTTCCTCGAAGAATACCATGGCACCATGTGCagtggcacattttactgagaacAGCTCTTGAGGGAATGAAGGGATGTACAGGGCGTTCTTAAGAGTCACTGTACGTCGGCATCCTTCGCTGTCAATGAGACACACTTGTGCGTCTCCTCTGCCTTGCGCCAACCCGAAAGTTCGCTTCCCGTCGGCCAGCTCCATGCTGTGCCTCTCCGGTTTGAATGCGCTGTCGAATGTCTTGAACCTACTCCTGTCGTTCAGGATGTGGGATGAGGCGCCCGTGTCCACGATCAGCCCTCCTCTGTCGATCTGGTGCACCTGCGCCGGTTCGCAGGTGTCCTCCGCCTCTACCCAGAACGTCGCATCGCTTCTCGCTGGTCCCCGCGCTTCGATCCGTCCTCCACGACTGGCTGCACGACCGCCGCCGCTGCCATCTTGAGCGCGAGCGCACCTGGAGCCTTGTGCACGCTCTTTCTTTCTGCACGCTTTGTCCGTGTGACTTGAGCTTTTGCAGGAATTGCACCAAGCGTTCCTTGTGCATTCGTCTTTTCGATGTCCCCTTTCTCCGCATCGCCAACACGCCATGTCGCTCGGAAATCCACTGTTCTTTTTCTTCGGTGCCGCGCGGGCTTTTAGCACCCTTTCTCCCGCCTCCTCGGCTACTGGCTCTGCATCCTCCGAAGCCTCGAAGTTGCGCAGTTTTGCCTTAAACTCCGCCAGTTTCACGTCCGCTGAACCATGTGTTACCATCAGCGTAAACGGCTTGtatttttctggaagtcctctcataatcATGGCCATCATTAGTCCCTCACTAGGCGCTTCACCTGCTGCCTTCAGTGCCGTAATGATTTGCTCTGCCCGTATAATGTACTCGGTTACAGTCTCTGTGTCGGCTTTCTTTAGCGATGTCAAAGTTATGTACATGGAAACAATTCTCGGCCTACCTTTGCCAATGTAGTGCTCTCTCAGCACTTCCAGACTCTCGCGTCCCTTGTTTTTAGTCTCTCGAAATATTAGTCCCAAACTCACGTTGTCCAGCAGTGGAGCTAACGCGCAGTATGCATCAGCATTTAGCCTGTCGTACTCGGCCTGTTCCTCCACAGTCAGTGGTCCACCTGGCTCGTTCAGAATAATCTCTTTTAATCCGACACGGTGCATGCAACACAGCATCCGTTCCTCCCAGAGTTCATATTCCTCGGCTCTGCCGTCGAACGTTGGCCACTTTGTCTTGTTGTTTGCCATCTTCTTTGCTTAGTTGAGCTTCCCCGGTTTCACCGCGCTTAACTAGCTACCACACTTTTAGCTTACTAGCTAACGTGCTCGACGCCGGACTTCCTTCCGTTGCAACTATTTCGTCGTTACTGGGCCCATAACCTGTTGGCAGAGTATACCAACACACAGCAGGAATCAATAGTGCAAGTTAGAAAAGTAGGCGAGTCGAGTGTCCATCTTCAGCCGTTGAGGCATATTTATTAAATTGGCAAACTAAACATTGCTCTTTCTTGCATGTCCTCTAGATCAGGCACAGAGCCAAGAGttcaagagaagagaagagaatgaTCACAAGAGGGAACCGTCTTTTATATTGGGAGTGACGTCACCAATACACTTGACCTCTTATTGAAAAATCGATAGCTCCCCCTTGTGGAGTGGAACCAAAACATATGTACAGAATACATCTGTCAGTCATACACATTCACATTACATATGTCAACAAGGTCACTGTAGAAGTTATAGCCTATTatcaaaaatacagtggtgcttgaaagtttgtgaaccctttagaattttccatatttctgcataaatataacctaaaacatcatcagattttcacacaagtcctaaaagtagataaagagaacccagttaaacaaatgagacaaaaatattacactcggtcatttatttattgaggaaaattatccaatattacatatctgtgagtggcaaaagtatgtgaacctctaggattagcagttaatttgaaggtgaaattagagtcaggtgtcttcaatcaggtgttttatttaaagaacagggatctatcaaagtctgatcttcacaacacatgtttgtggaagtgtatcatgatacgaacaaaggagatttctgaggacctcagaaaaagcggtgctgatgctcatcaggctggaaaaaccaGCAGAAATAAAATCCTCAACCCAAAGAACAGCCATATAAACACCAGGACAGAGTAAATAAAGATTTATTCATGGACTGACAAAGTAAAATTTATTACATGAGTGATGGAGGTAAAGTGTTCAGCACCAACTGTGAGAATTTCAATCCTTTTTACAGAGGACAGGATAGTAGAGTAATATTTACAGTAGAGTAATATTTACAGTAGAGTAATATTTACAAAGGATTCCACAATAAAAAGGAAGAATATGTACAGGATATATAAAGTTTCTAAGCGCGACAGGGCATTATTACAGGACTTATTTGTTTTTGTAGAATTTTTCATTTCTTGTTAAAATACAGATATAAAGACCCGATCCCAGTGTTACACACTGCATTCCAGTTTGTGGCAGTAAGGCATTACACACTCTGCTAAATGCGATAAGAAGCAGAAGAAGCATGACTGCACCTCCTCACCTGTGAAAGAGGAGAGCAACAGGGAGAGAAATATTTCCGCACAATCTTATAGCTGGACATTAAACTGCGCTTGACAATGGAGACAAATATCAGCTCTGATCTGAGATTTAATGTGAGCTCAGGCTTTTCTGCTGGATTTTCACTCCATACAcccatttttattccatattacaCTGTAAACATCATCAGGTCTTACTCTCTCACTCCAGCAGGAAGACACACAACCACAGCTGAAGAGTTGTTGGAGGAAGAATTTCCTTCAGAGGCTGTAAAACATTCAAATCCGTCACAAAGTGAACTAAACACTGCTAATAAATAATGTAGTGGTTTTAAACATCATTTATGGATCATAAAGGTTCACTTACAGGGTCTGGGGGGAACAGGTTTGAATCCTGAAACACAGATGATGGACAGACAGTTATTATAAAATCTCAGTGCTGTGTTTGGCTTCATGAGATAATGAGTTCATATCAGTTTATTGTCTCGTCTAATTTATTAATGAAGATTAAAAATATGCACAATATTCATCAAATCCTCTCAGAATGAGAAAGTGTAAATCTGTTCTCTGAAAACTTCACATCTGCCTCCTTCCTCCTCTCACCAGAGTTCCTCTTCTTCCAGAGGACAATTCCAGCAGCAGCGACAGCAATAAGAGCCACAAGGACACCAATGATGATACCAGTCGATCCTCCACCTGATTCTCCATCTGATCCTCCACCTGTTAAATCAGCACAGAGTCTTTATTCTCTGCTGCAGCAGTAAATCAGCTTTTACCCTCTAAATGCGTAGTTTTATTCAGACCTTTTGGTACTTCTAGGATTAAATCCTTCTCCAAGCTGCTGTGCTGAACCACGCAGGTGTATTTGTGGTTCTGCAGCTCCTCAGCTGGGACTTTCAGAATGCTCCTCTTCTGGAAGCTTCCATCCTGGTTGGGTAACGTCTCATTGAGCTCAACGTCCTCAATCATGTCCTCTCCGTCCTTCTGCCAGGTGATATTCAGGGCTTTGGGGAAGAAACCTGTAGCGTGACATACCACCTCTGGAGAAGGCGAGTGTTTGTGGAACAGTGACACCTCGGGACGAACTGCAGAGACACAGAGGCATGAATATTTTTTGACATTGAAAATTAAGTGTTATTTGTCATGTGATCAACATTTTCTGGCTGCATGAATTATTAAGATGGAGGTATAAACATTAAAGAGTGCAGTATTTCTCCTGTACTCCAGCGGTCATTAACCTGCTGTTTGCGATGTAGCGGTCGATCTCTGAGGTATTTTTAGATCACAACACATTTTACAATAAAAACAtgcaatgttcaaatattcacagGTTGGCTCGGTTTGAATATGGCTGATGTTTTAATTTTTGATttattgttaattttgacactaATGTTGAACGCTTTAATGGAAAATTTAAATGCAAATGGAATTCTATTATTTCATTGTGGGACCATCTTTGTGCACATACAGTATATGGGAAAAGAAATGGAAAAATGGGGTTTGGATTTTTATTTAACTTTTGGTATAAAAAACCCTGCCATAGTgcaccatcagtgtgtgtgtgtgttgcagggaaggAGTGTGTTATTAGTATATGCACAATGTGTGTGTATAAGATGTGTGTTTGTCTAACAGCTGCAGTTACAGTAACAGAGCAGATCACACACTTTACCTTTCCTCTCCAGAGTCTCTCTGCCGTAAGACACAAACTTCTTTAACCACTCGATACATTCATTCTCCAGGTAGCTCTTCCAGTATTTAGCTTCATCTTTACGATCCCACTTCTTTAGAAGTTTTCTAGCTTGAGGATTCGCTTCAGTCCAGGTTCCAGTTTTCAGATCCAGACTCATGAAATCTTCTCCATCATAACCGTACAGATCATATCCTCTAGGGGTGCCGTCATCATCAAGCTCACAGCTATACATCCTCTGGAGTGTATGaactcctgcacacacacacacgtaatgaGGTGAGATCAGATGAGCTGACTTTCCTTCTACACTCTCTATTCAAACTGCTACACCGCGTTTTTCTACTCGTcctttttacattttgtccttTGTAGTAGAACAATGTTATTGTCAGTAAAAGAATATTTAAtaatgtgtgttttgtgtccttCTACACTGCATGGATTCACAGCTCTGTGTGTAAAGTAAAAACACATTCGGATCGTTTTAATCTGTGACCCAAACTGTATAATGGACACTCAGTAGTTTGCCTAAATAGAAAAAACATTAAAAGTGTAGAGAGAAGCTCTTTAGTGTGAGAGTCTGCAGTTTGAGACAAAGCCCAAGGGTTTGTGACTCTGATGATATAATGACCTGCTGCTGTTTAATCGATGTTACAGAACCACTGTGTACTACTGAGAATACAGAACATTATTTTGCACATCAGTATTGTTCTGTGCTCGTTTGTGGATTCACAATAAATCCTGAGATGAAGTCAGAAAGGAAACTGTATTTCTGTGTTACTTTAACAGGTTTATTACACAGAGCTGAACAGTCACAACTTTATTTCACGGGGATCGTCTTTAACAGGTCATTTAAAATAAAGACATCGTCTCATTCGGAGTTCAGCAGGTGAGCAGCCACACAGAGTGGTGTACTGTCAGAAACAGGAAGTGCTTTAAAAATCACCTCCCCTGTCTTTCCTCAACAGCTATTTTACACGTCTTACTGCgtgagcataacctcaaaccatcataaacttggacacaattgggtattccagcaggacagtgaccccaaacccacatcagagctggttgtgagggataaagcaggctaacatgaagcttttggaatggccctCCTGAAAATATATGGAATGCATATAAAAGTCAGGTCTGTTccaggaaacacacaaatttaacCGAACTTTACCAATTCTGCCAAAAaattggtcaaatatccaacctgaattctgccagaagcttgttgatggctaacaaaagcatctggtcaaagTGAAGCTTGTTAAGGGGCATTTCACCAAAgaataggtgtgctgtatgtatatgttTGACAATGTATTGTTTTCAGAAAacctaaaataaattaaaacatttgcactaaattcttgttttgtttttaattaaagatgtaaattgtacaatcattctgccacagataaAGAATTGTTCAAAGAAATCAGTGAAAGTCCAATATTCCCATGATGATCATGTCCaatatgagtgtatgtaaacttctgaaatAAAGTATAGCCTTTTAGCTTTAGCAGCTTGTGCTAATTTTAGGGATATTAAGCATTTAAACAGCATCACAGGAAGCAGAAAATACCAATGCAGGCTCTGATGGACCAGGTCTACTGCAGAATATAAACAAgagcaactgtgagctactgctcgctTCCGTATCCCCCCGCCGCTCTCACTTACGGTAGATCAGAacgcaagcgatcgaaggaataggacacttattatgaatgttgacttcaacaaataatgaaccctgaaacaagtaagtaaagagcagtgtctctccccagggatttcaaacagcatcctggtaaactgtcattctgaaatagcattttgcttcttgaaatagtgttaaaatccaccctatatgtttcataaatacattcagtcagtaaacaggaagtcgacatgcgacagacctgaaaacggtgtgcatggtatagaaccccaagctgaagctcagtaccaaatatcaagcagttgtgatttgtagttgctgagaaaagtgttacaaaaattttgtaaatccactctatatgtttcgtaaatacattcagtcagtaaacaggacgtcaatgtgcgacagacctgaaaacg from Neoarius graeffei isolate fNeoGra1 chromosome 24, fNeoGra1.pri, whole genome shotgun sequence harbors:
- the LOC132872838 gene encoding BOLA class I histocompatibility antigen, alpha chain BL3-7-like isoform X2, which codes for MKLFIFVYFSSLLGNVGTVRWSSTVPEVLLFLLFSVHPSSAGSHTLQYQYTAVRGINLPEFTAAGLVDEEQFVFYDTNKKEMIPKTEWIQKMRGDDPRYWNREAERMVDQQDRFHVLMKPDTHIFNHTEGVHTLQRMYSCELDDDGTPRGYDLYGYDGEDFMSLDLKTGTWTEANPQARKLLKKWDRKDEAKYWKSYLENECIEWLKKFVSYGRETLERKVRPEVSLFHKHSPSPEVVCHATGFFPKALNITWQKDGEDMIEDVELNETLPNQDGSFQKRSILKVPAEELQNHKYTCVVQHSSLEKDLILEVPKGGGSDGESGGGSTGIIIGVLVALIAVAAAGIVLWKKRNSGFKPVPPRPSSEGNSSSNNSSAVVVCLPAGVRE